The following is a genomic window from Nitrospira sp..
AATTCTGGCCCGCCACCCAGCCGTTTCCAAATCGGGCTGCGCGGCAAACTCGGACACGTAGCCAAGACAGAGATAGGCCAGCACTTTCACCGGCCTGGGAATGCCGAGTACCTTCTTCACAGCCTGATGATCGAGGATGCTGACCCAGCCCACGCCGATGCCCTCCGCGCGCGCGGCCAGCCACAGATTCTGGATCGCGCAGCAGGTGCTGTACAAGTCCGTCTCGCGCACCGTGGAGCGCCCCAGCACATGCGGGCCGCCGCGCTGGCGGCTGCACGTCACACACACATTCACCGGCGCCTCTTCAATCCCTTCCAGCTTCAACCCGCGATAGAGCGCAGCGCGATCTCCCTCATAGTGCGAGGCGGCCTCGGCATTCGTCTGGGTGAAGAGCTGTTTGACCGCGCGCTTCGTGGCGGGCTGGCGGATGACGACGAAATCCCACGGCTGCATAAAGCCCACCGAGCCGGCGTGATGCGCGGCCGTCAAGACTCTGGTCAACACCTCGTCCGTAATCGGCGCAGGAAGAAAGTTTCGCCGGACGTCCCGCCGCTCGAAAATCGCCCGATAGACCGCCGCCCGCTCGGACTGAGAAAACTGCCCAGCAGGCTCGACAACAGGTCGAGCCCCATCTGAACGCCTGGACAGCAAACGAGGCTTTGGCGGTTGAACCTGTTGCCTCATGGGCCGAGTCGACATGCTTCTGCTCCTCAATTCCTTCGTTCAGACGACGCCCTCATCGTGCGCCCCGCGATCATGTCGCCACCGCTAGCGCGACGCCATGAAACGATCCGAGAATGCTCCGTAGGCGTTCCCCACACGAGCGGTCGCATGAATGACGCCCGCAAGGCCAACATAGAATAAGAGAGAAGACAGAGACCGGGGGAAATATCCCGCAAATCGCCCGGCAAATTCCGCCACGTGCGTGTGCTCAAATCGTCCGGAGAGAAAATAAAAGCTTCCACTGGAAATCAACTCACAGATAGCGGTCCCGGCCAGCACCGTAGCCGACAGCGGCACCAGCGTGGACAGGGTATCGCGATGATGACTGGCATACCAACGACCGGACGCCCACAACGCGCCATACGCCGGCAGCAAAAACCCATAGGCGGGGCTGACACAGAAGTTACTCACACCGCCCCAGGTCACCGCCACTATATCGAGGGCCGCCGCTTCAGCCAGCAACGCGATGAAAACCCAGCGCGGCCGCAGATAGACCCCGGCGAGGAAAAAGACTGCCCACGACGCAGCAGGCAGATGATTGAGGGACGCGAAATGATGTCCGCGCGTCGCCGCGATCAACAGTGCCAGCGCAACGCCAACAACCAGTTGCACACGAGGCATGAGTCCAAGCATCTGATTCTCCTTCATGTCAGAACTACGTAAAGCCGGTTGGCGCCCTTTCGCTGAACCCCCTCCATTTATCGCGCGTGGCCGTTCTTCTTGGAAACCGGCAGTACTAATCCTCCCAGGCTGACTTGCTTCAAGCACGCCGGACAGAGACAATCCTGAAACCGTTCGGCAATCCAATCCATCTGCGACTCGGTAATGCCGACCTTCCCGCACCAGCACTGATAGCCGCCGCACGAAAAGACCTCGCCGCAGGCTTCACAGGTTTTCGCGACAGGGCCTCTCAAAATTCGACCCCGGCTTGAGCCTTCACGCCCTTCCGAAATGGATGCTTGACTTGCTTCATCTCGGTCACGAGATCGGCCTCTTCAATCAACGCCTCCTTCGCGCCCCGCCCTGTCAGCACCACATGCTGCATCGGCGGGCGGGCGCGCAACGCGGCGCTCACATCCGCCACATCCACATACTCCTGCTGCAGCGCGATGTTGAACTCGTCGAGAATCACCATGCCGTAGGACGGATCGCGCAAAAACTCACAGACTTTTTCCCAGGCGTCTTGCGCGAATTGCGTATCTCGCTCGCGATCCTGCGTTTCCCAGGTATAGCCCTCGCCCATCCGTAAAAAGGTCACGCGATCGCCGAACGATTTCAATGCCCGCTCTTCCGCGGTATCGATTGCGCCTTTGATAAACTGCACCACGGCCACCTTCATGCCATGCCCGATGCAACGCAAGGCCATCCCCAGCGCGGCGGTCGTCTTGCCCTTGCCGGCGCCGGTATACACGATGAGCAGGCCCTTCTCTTCTTGCGCCGTCTCAATACGCCGATCCACCGACGCCTTGAGCCGCTCCATCTTCGCTTTATGTGCCGCTTGATCCGTCAAGTTCCCTCCTTGCACCAGTCCAGCCGCTCGGCGAGCCGCCGCCACTAGCGACGCCGCGATCTGCGGCTGACTGGCAAAATGCAGATGGGTATAGAGTGCCACGACATTTCCAACAGATAACCCATCCGACCCCTTCGAGTCTCCCCGAGCGTCCGCGAGTCCGCAAGCATAGGTCAACGGGTCCTGTGGAACCAGCATGGAATAATGGAATTCGTGGCCGCGCGCCGTCATGCCGGCCGCGCCAAGAATACAGGACTGGGCAAGCTTCACCGTCCGATAGCCCAGCGTCAGACCGGATTTTCGCATGACGGCTTCGGCCGCAAAGAGCCCGACCATCTCATGGGAGCGCCCTTCAAAGTCTCGAATCGCTCGGGTCAGGTACATCATGCCGCCGCATTCCGCGTAGATGGTCCCGCCGCGTCCGGCAAAATGTGCGATGGCGGTTCGCATCGCGACATTGCCGGCCAGCGCCGCGCCGTGCAACTCAGGATAGCCTCCGCCAAGGTAGAGCATTTCGACATCGGGGAGCTGCCGATCGCGTAAGGGAGAAAACCGGATCAGCTCCGCGCCGGCCGCTTCAAGCAGGTCAAGATTGTCCTGATAGTAAAAACAAAACGCCGGGTCGTATGCGACGCCGATACGAATCGGCCGTTCCATGCCTCTGGCGACCGTGAATGGCGCAGAAACGAATGGCGCGCCACCGGCCGTCCTGGCCAGGGATTCGATCAGCGCGAGATCGATGGTTTCCGCAGCCATCGTTCCAAGCCGGTCATACAATTCCGCCGGCCCCTGTTCCATCGCCGTGACAAGACCCAGATGCCGGTCTGCGACCGTGACGGCGGCATCCGGCTTCAGATAGCCCACGACCGCGACATCCGTCTCGGCTTCCACCGCCGCCTTCAACAAGCGATAGTGCCCCTCGCCACCGACACGATTGAACAGCACACCCGCCACGCGCAGCGCCGGATCGAATCGGGCATAGCCCGACAGCATCGCCGCCGCAGAGCGCGCCATCGCGCTGCCATCGATGACAAGAAGCACCGGCGCACCCAATTGCTTTGCCAATTCAGCCGTACTGCCGATGTCGCTCACGGGCGAACTGCCGTCGAACAACCCCATCATGCCTTCCACGATGGAGAGATCCGCATTGGCAGCAGTCCGGGCGAAGCTTGCACGATTACGCTCAGCGCCCAGCATCCATCCATCCAAGTTGCGAGACGGCTGCCCGGTCACCGCCGTAT
Proteins encoded in this region:
- a CDS encoding hypothetical protein (Evidence 5 : Unknown function; MaGe:77308602); protein product: MDWIAERFQDCLCPACLKQVSLGGLVLPVSKKNGHAR
- a CDS encoding 5,6-dimethylbenzimidazole synthase (MaGe:77308600) yields the protein MSTRPMRQQVQPPKPRLLSRRSDGARPVVEPAGQFSQSERAAVYRAIFERRDVRRNFLPAPITDEVLTRVLTAAHHAGSVGFMQPWDFVVIRQPATKRAVKQLFTQTNAEAASHYEGDRAALYRGLKLEGIEEAPVNVCVTCSRQRGGPHVLGRSTVRETDLYSTCCAIQNLWLAARAEGIGVGWVSILDHQAVKKVLGIPRPVKVLAYLCLGYVSEFAAQPDLETAGWRARIPVEQLIHSESWGSRTEG
- a CDS encoding conserved membrane protein of unknown function (Evidence 4 : Unknown function but conserved in other organisms; MaGe:77308601), which produces MLGLMPRVQLVVGVALALLIAATRGHHFASLNHLPAASWAVFFLAGVYLRPRWVFIALLAEAAALDIVAVTWGGVSNFCVSPAYGFLLPAYGALWASGRWYASHHRDTLSTLVPLSATVLAGTAICELISSGSFYFLSGRFEHTHVAEFAGRFAGYFPRSLSSLLFYVGLAGVIHATARVGNAYGAFSDRFMASR
- a CDS encoding Cobyrinic acid A,C-diamide synthase (MaGe:77308603) — its product is MRHPRLIIAGTASGVGKTTVTLAILAALRKRGRLVQPFKAGPDFIDPGHHTAVTGQPSRNLDGWMLGAERNRASFARTAANADLSIVEGMMGLFDGSSPVSDIGSTAELAKQLGAPVLLVIDGSAMARSAAAMLSGYARFDPALRVAGVLFNRVGGEGHYRLLKAAVEAETDVAVVGYLKPDAAVTVADRHLGLVTAMEQGPAELYDRLGTMAAETIDLALIESLARTAGGAPFVSAPFTVARGMERPIRIGVAYDPAFCFYYQDNLDLLEAAGAELIRFSPLRDRQLPDVEMLYLGGGYPELHGAALAGNVAMRTAIAHFAGRGGTIYAECGGMMYLTRAIRDFEGRSHEMVGLFAAEAVMRKSGLTLGYRTVKLAQSCILGAAGMTARGHEFHYSMLVPQDPLTYACGLADARGDSKGSDGLSVGNVVALYTHLHFASQPQIAASLVAAARRAAGLVQGGNLTDQAAHKAKMERLKASVDRRIETAQEEKGLLIVYTGAGKGKTTAALGMALRCIGHGMKVAVVQFIKGAIDTAEERALKSFGDRVTFLRMGEGYTWETQDRERDTQFAQDAWEKVCEFLRDPSYGMVILDEFNIALQQEYVDVADVSAALRARPPMQHVVLTGRGAKEALIEEADLVTEMKQVKHPFRKGVKAQAGVEF